From a single Geoanaerobacter pelophilus genomic region:
- a CDS encoding L-threonylcarbamoyladenylate synthase yields MLLAINHENPQPRLIERVAATLEKGGIIAYPTDTTYGIGCSIFNKRGIERIYQLKQREKKKPFSFICADLSEVARYAKVSNYAFKVMKRLLPGPYTFVLDAGSVVPDLLLTRQKTVGIRIPDNRICLEIVKRLAHPIITTSANRSGEDPIGDPQQIVDEMGNDLDIIIDGGLLPADVSSVVSLIGNQPEVLRVGVGDVGWCS; encoded by the coding sequence ATGCTGCTTGCCATAAACCACGAAAATCCGCAACCACGCCTTATTGAGCGCGTTGCTGCCACTCTGGAAAAGGGCGGGATCATCGCCTATCCGACAGACACGACCTATGGGATTGGCTGCAGCATTTTCAATAAACGTGGCATTGAGCGCATTTACCAGCTTAAGCAACGTGAAAAGAAAAAACCTTTTTCCTTTATCTGTGCTGATCTTTCCGAGGTGGCGCGCTATGCCAAGGTCAGTAACTATGCGTTTAAGGTTATGAAAAGACTCCTCCCCGGTCCTTACACTTTTGTCCTGGATGCGGGGAGTGTTGTTCCGGATCTGCTGTTAACAAGGCAGAAGACGGTTGGTATCCGCATTCCTGACAACAGGATTTGCCTGGAAATTGTCAAACGGCTGGCACATCCCATTATTACCACAAGCGCCAACCGTTCAGGTGAAGACCCAATAGGTGATCCTCAGCAAATAGTCGACGAGATGGGCAACGATCTAGACATCATTATCGACGGGGGTCTCCTGCCTGCAGATGTAAGCTCAGTGGTGAGTCTTATCGGCAATCAACCTGAGGTGCTCAGGGTTGGAGTCGGTGATGTTGGTTGGTGCAGCTAA
- a CDS encoding beta-ketoacyl-ACP synthase III: MLRPVILGTGCAVPAKILTNADLERMVDTTDEWITSRTGIAERHIASSGEYTSTFATKAAELALEKAGVTADEIELIVVATVTPDFPFPSTACLVQNNIKASRAAAFDISAACSGFLYGLSLVEKMIITGSISKALVIGAEVLSRVVDWSDRNTCCLFGDGAGAVVLGTSQSGNGILSTHIHSDGSYWDLLFQPGIGNRNPASKKALEERLMFLQMQGNEVFKLAVRAMEDAAHEALDANDLKLDDIDLFIPHQANRRIIDAIGKRLGINNDRIFVNLHKYGNTSAASIPIALDEANRSGRIQPGNLLLLDSFGGGLTWASTLIRW; this comes from the coding sequence ATGTTACGGCCAGTAATCCTGGGAACCGGTTGTGCAGTGCCGGCTAAAATACTTACAAATGCCGATCTAGAGCGTATGGTGGACACCACCGACGAATGGATTACGTCTAGGACCGGTATAGCTGAACGTCACATTGCCTCTTCTGGTGAATATACCTCTACTTTCGCAACAAAGGCTGCAGAACTGGCGCTGGAAAAAGCCGGTGTTACGGCAGATGAAATAGAACTGATAGTCGTTGCTACTGTAACCCCTGATTTTCCGTTTCCGTCAACCGCATGCCTTGTTCAGAACAATATCAAAGCCTCTCGCGCCGCCGCGTTTGATATCTCAGCAGCCTGTTCCGGTTTTCTCTACGGGCTATCGCTTGTTGAGAAGATGATAATTACCGGAAGCATCAGTAAGGCCTTGGTGATCGGGGCTGAAGTTCTTTCCCGGGTAGTGGACTGGAGTGATCGTAATACCTGTTGTCTCTTCGGTGATGGTGCCGGTGCGGTAGTTCTCGGTACATCTCAATCAGGGAATGGTATTCTTTCCACCCACATCCACAGCGATGGCAGTTACTGGGACCTCCTGTTTCAGCCAGGGATTGGCAACAGAAACCCAGCCTCAAAGAAAGCGCTGGAAGAGCGGCTCATGTTCCTGCAGATGCAGGGAAACGAAGTGTTCAAGCTTGCTGTGAGGGCAATGGAAGACGCCGCCCACGAAGCGCTTGATGCAAACGATCTTAAGCTAGACGATATCGATCTTTTTATCCCTCATCAGGCTAACCGCCGGATAATTGATGCAATCGGCAAACGTCTCGGTATCAATAACGACAGGATCTTCGTCAACCTCCATAAATACGGGAACACCTCAGCGGCCTCCATTCCGATTGCCCTTGATGAAGCAAACCGCAGCGGAAGAATCCAGCCAGGGAATCTACTGCTCCTTGATTCCTTTGGTGGTGGGTTGACCTGGGCATCCACCCTGATCCGCTGGTAA
- the fabD gene encoding ACP S-malonyltransferase: protein MSKRAFIFPGQGSQFAGMGKDLAQNFKIAQDVFSEADDALGFKLSELCFNGPDEDLKLTTNTQPAILTVSIAALRVLQAEKGLQADYFAGHSLGEYSALVASGALAFSDAVKTVRSRGAFMQEAVPVGTGAMAAILGVEPTIIAEICTEAAQGEVVSPANFNSPGQVVIAGHSSAVNRAIEIAKGRGFRKAMLLPVSAPFHCSLMVPAGERLAAVLAEVTVNGLSSPVVTNVEAQPNQDSSRVSELLVKQVSAPVRWEDSILCMVGSGVSSFLEIGPGKVLSGLVKRISKESSTANIEDVASLQAL, encoded by the coding sequence ATGTCTAAACGCGCTTTTATTTTCCCAGGCCAAGGTTCCCAGTTTGCAGGGATGGGTAAAGATCTGGCTCAAAATTTCAAAATTGCGCAGGATGTTTTCAGTGAAGCCGATGACGCCCTGGGATTCAAACTTTCGGAGTTATGTTTTAACGGTCCGGATGAGGACCTCAAGCTGACTACCAATACTCAGCCAGCGATACTGACGGTCAGCATTGCCGCTTTGCGCGTCCTGCAGGCTGAAAAGGGGCTTCAGGCTGACTATTTTGCCGGTCATTCTTTAGGTGAGTATTCTGCCTTGGTTGCATCAGGAGCGCTGGCATTCTCCGATGCCGTGAAAACAGTCAGATCCCGTGGTGCTTTTATGCAGGAGGCTGTTCCTGTAGGCACCGGGGCTATGGCCGCTATTCTAGGCGTTGAGCCGACAATCATTGCCGAGATTTGCACTGAAGCCGCACAAGGAGAGGTTGTTTCTCCGGCTAATTTCAATTCTCCTGGCCAGGTTGTCATTGCAGGTCATTCTTCAGCTGTGAACCGGGCCATTGAAATTGCAAAAGGGAGAGGCTTCCGTAAAGCGATGCTGCTGCCGGTAAGCGCCCCATTCCATTGCTCTCTTATGGTGCCGGCAGGGGAAAGGCTGGCAGCAGTCCTGGCCGAGGTGACAGTGAACGGCCTTTCATCGCCTGTTGTAACCAATGTGGAGGCACAGCCGAATCAGGACTCATCACGGGTAAGTGAGCTGCTGGTCAAGCAGGTAAGCGCCCCTGTCCGCTGGGAAGATTCCATCCTGTGCATGGTTGGATCCGGGGTTTCCTCATTTCTGGAAATCGGACCAGGCAAGGTTCTGTCCGGCTTGGTCAAAAGAATCAGTAAAGAATCCTCAACAGCAAATATTGAGGATGTCGCCTCATTGCAGGCACTTTAG
- the rpmF gene encoding 50S ribosomal protein L32 — MAVPKKKTSKSRKNMRRAHDFLTAPATSVCPQCKSPKMPHRVCPSCGTYKGKEILKTEDL, encoded by the coding sequence ATGGCAGTACCCAAGAAAAAGACATCCAAATCACGCAAGAATATGAGACGTGCCCACGATTTTCTTACCGCTCCGGCTACATCTGTTTGCCCTCAGTGCAAGTCGCCAAAGATGCCGCACAGGGTATGCCCTTCATGCGGGACTTATAAAGGGAAAGAAATCCTGAAGACCGAAGACCTCTAA
- a CDS encoding YceD family protein, whose translation MIIRVNDITDKVRRITAVEEIAEHPVLKALQDDGECTFRSPLSLEFSIVREYDHIRVEGVVSVNVTLACSRCLAAYETGLKSEFTIFYSKSKDRFTPDEEVELGEKELVSAYYEGDEIDVAPEIADHVLIELPLKPLCTTSCQGLCSTCGADLNTTTCRCSETSTGFAFSALKNFKVER comes from the coding sequence GTGATCATCCGCGTTAACGACATAACCGACAAGGTGCGTCGCATAACTGCTGTCGAGGAAATAGCCGAGCACCCCGTACTCAAGGCGCTACAGGATGATGGTGAATGCACTTTTCGTTCGCCGCTGTCGCTTGAGTTCTCGATAGTCAGAGAGTACGACCATATTCGCGTTGAAGGGGTTGTGTCAGTAAACGTAACACTGGCCTGCTCCAGGTGCCTCGCTGCTTACGAAACTGGATTGAAGTCAGAGTTTACGATTTTCTACTCCAAGTCCAAAGACCGGTTCACTCCTGATGAAGAGGTGGAACTGGGTGAAAAAGAACTTGTGTCGGCATATTACGAAGGTGACGAGATTGATGTTGCACCTGAAATCGCTGATCATGTATTGATAGAGCTTCCGCTCAAACCGCTGTGCACAACCAGCTGCCAAGGGCTTTGTTCGACCTGCGGGGCAGATCTTAATACAACAACTTGTAGATGCTCAGAAACAAGCACTGGTTTTGCGTTTAGTGCATTGAAGAATTTCAAGGTGGAAAGATAA
- the fabG gene encoding 3-oxoacyl-[acyl-carrier-protein] reductase yields MPNGKIALITGASRGIGRSISLALAAQGAKIVAVDLDLAATEVVVEELKQLGAEAIAVQGNVTVAEDAEKMVDAAVAKFGRVDILVNNAGITRDGLLLRMKDEDWDAVLTVNLKGAFLCTRAVSKVMTKQRSGRIINIASIVGQMGNAGQANYCASKAGLIGLTKSNARELAKRNITVNAVAPGFIATAMTDALSEKVRGELTAQIPLERLGSPEDIANAVVFLAAENSGYITGQVIAVNGGMYM; encoded by the coding sequence ATGCCAAATGGAAAGATAGCCTTAATCACCGGTGCATCCCGTGGTATTGGCCGTAGCATCTCACTGGCACTTGCTGCACAGGGAGCGAAGATCGTTGCGGTAGATCTTGACCTTGCCGCAACCGAGGTCGTGGTCGAGGAGCTTAAGCAGCTGGGGGCGGAAGCTATTGCAGTCCAGGGTAACGTTACCGTTGCTGAGGATGCCGAAAAAATGGTTGACGCTGCAGTAGCGAAATTCGGTCGTGTTGACATTCTTGTCAACAATGCTGGAATCACCCGTGACGGGCTTCTCCTCAGGATGAAGGACGAGGATTGGGACGCGGTGCTGACCGTAAACCTTAAAGGTGCATTCCTTTGCACCAGAGCGGTATCAAAAGTCATGACCAAGCAGCGTTCCGGCAGAATAATCAATATTGCGTCCATTGTCGGCCAGATGGGTAATGCCGGTCAGGCCAACTATTGCGCCAGCAAGGCCGGGCTAATCGGTCTCACTAAATCCAATGCCCGTGAGCTGGCAAAGAGAAACATCACAGTAAATGCCGTTGCCCCTGGTTTTATCGCAACAGCGATGACTGATGCCCTTTCCGAAAAGGTCCGCGGGGAACTGACGGCCCAGATACCTTTGGAGCGTCTCGGATCGCCTGAAGATATTGCAAATGCGGTAGTATTCCTTGCTGCAGAGAATTCAGGGTATATTACCGGTCAGGTTATTGCTGTCAACGGCGGGATGTACATGTAA
- the acpP gene encoding acyl carrier protein, whose amino-acid sequence MSTIEKRVKEIVAEQLGVEEAQVTNEASFMDDLGADSLDTVELVMALEEEFDIEISDENAEKIQNVQDAIDYITEHT is encoded by the coding sequence ATGTCCACAATAGAAAAAAGAGTTAAGGAAATAGTAGCCGAGCAGCTGGGTGTTGAAGAGGCACAGGTCACCAACGAAGCGTCATTCATGGACGATCTAGGCGCTGATTCGCTTGACACTGTTGAACTGGTAATGGCCCTCGAAGAAGAATTCGATATCGAGATCTCCGATGAGAACGCTGAGAAGATTCAGAATGTTCAGGACGCCATCGACTATATTACTGAGCACACCTAG
- the plsX gene encoding phosphate acyltransferase PlsX, with protein sequence MRVAIDAMGGDNAPGVEVEGAVNAAREFGIPVTLVGDEDRIRAELAHYDSTGLDIQIKHASEVVGMHDSPSDAIRKKKDSSIRVAFELVKSGDAEAVVSAGNSGATMAAGMFVLKRIKGIERPAIAQIFPTLKGKTLVLDVGGNVDCKPVHLVHFAIMGSVYARSIMGIETPRIGLLSNGEEESKGNELTRETNAFLKDAPISYAGYIEGRDIFAGAVDVVVCDGFVGNVVLKLSEGLSEAVGKMLKEEILKSFLPKIGFLLARPAFQRFMKKVDYAEYGGAPLLGIDGVGMICHGGSNTKAIKNAIKFAHEYAQRGVNQKMAEKLQENFARSTQPEGLNKETAIS encoded by the coding sequence ATGAGAGTTGCTATAGATGCGATGGGGGGAGACAACGCTCCTGGTGTCGAGGTGGAGGGTGCTGTCAATGCCGCTCGCGAATTCGGTATTCCGGTAACCCTTGTTGGTGACGAAGACCGGATACGTGCGGAACTGGCTCATTATGACTCCACGGGACTTGATATACAGATCAAGCATGCCAGTGAAGTTGTCGGGATGCATGATTCCCCTTCTGATGCAATACGAAAGAAAAAAGACTCGTCCATACGCGTTGCCTTTGAACTGGTAAAGAGCGGGGATGCCGAAGCTGTGGTCAGTGCCGGAAACTCCGGAGCGACCATGGCAGCAGGCATGTTTGTGCTCAAACGGATCAAAGGCATCGAGCGTCCTGCTATTGCGCAGATATTCCCAACGCTCAAGGGGAAGACCCTTGTCCTTGATGTCGGAGGGAATGTCGACTGCAAACCTGTTCATCTTGTTCACTTTGCCATAATGGGCTCGGTGTATGCCCGTTCTATCATGGGGATCGAAACCCCGCGCATAGGTCTTCTTTCGAATGGGGAAGAGGAGAGCAAAGGTAACGAATTGACGCGCGAGACCAACGCTTTTCTGAAAGATGCGCCAATTAGTTATGCCGGGTATATCGAGGGACGGGATATTTTTGCCGGAGCTGTTGATGTCGTTGTTTGCGACGGCTTTGTCGGCAATGTCGTGTTGAAACTTTCTGAGGGGCTTTCAGAAGCTGTGGGCAAGATGCTCAAAGAAGAGATCCTGAAAAGCTTTCTTCCTAAAATTGGCTTTCTTCTTGCCCGTCCGGCATTCCAGCGTTTCATGAAAAAAGTCGATTACGCCGAATACGGCGGTGCCCCGCTTTTGGGTATTGATGGTGTTGGCATGATCTGCCACGGTGGCTCAAACACCAAAGCCATCAAAAATGCCATTAAGTTTGCTCACGAGTATGCCCAGCGGGGAGTTAACCAGAAGATGGCGGAAAAGCTCCAGGAGAATTTTGCGCGGTCAACTCAGCCGGAGGGGCTTAACAAGGAAACTGCAATCAGCTGA